From Qingrenia yutianensis, the proteins below share one genomic window:
- a CDS encoding S-layer homology domain-containing protein: MKSIKRLTALVTLFVFMLSTFAFTVNADSAFTDVTSDTQYADAIQKLYTDGIVDGYVAEDGTRTFKPLDTITRGEFAKLLTVAKIKDAAANLTAASSGFADVDSDPTVSWTIPYIDYAVKASIVNGYEDGTFRAKNTVSYAEAVKMIVCAMGYSTVIEKTDPWYNGYIKVAQQIGILNQAAGSAEDAAPRGLVAQLICNMTTSNKEITVIPGGNTGTGGGFVIKNNDDDDDEESVMGMVTAVFNQGVEGETGGSMDEIKIYDEGAGTEATYKIGDLKIDNLYQYLGQYLDVTYTVKNSKKTIKRISTDGLNKTVEVNADDIDTIDGSYLEYYKEGSSKTSKVTFASNMKIIYNGVGVSGVNETKIKSLFDIDNGTIKFVDGDDNGRYDCAYVSTYETFFVGTSESTSKTITDKYVKNGNVLKSIKLDMDAENIEYKTSTGSAAQFGSIRQNSVVSIAMPKDTDATYAKTTVIISTATAQGTVNSIDSANDTYEIGSKEVKASQYYLALVEQEPSQEMSRGDVVTCYLDHEGRIVAISSTDTAKYGYIVDVIKPEGANKDDVKIRMVTSASATPTDYSLKSKVKINGFEYSPKEIDTPLFKSASVINANLTDENKQSATYSQPIIFKTTSGASTTIASITTVSAGIDGETDSLEYNLGIPSSPDTMLKYKTGGYFQEGTARKFNTKYTTSTATNTVSTKVFFVPTDRSEEDDYEVYTKAPSKFTDNKTFYVNAFNVDATTKNAEIVVVYGGAGLEITGSMKAYMIKEIKDVINTKGDKAKKIYYYDLLANNTGDNKKVNEVETDGKIDVSNLKSGDIVKFALKDGLVGLINKVCDADNLYDLNGNVADFHINHATGTNGDHYNAYFGVVYSYEDGQLQIVTNASVKDISDTDGNYQEKIDALEPTILNVSSSVKVTVIDSSAKNTDDMIVFYENAESVMQSITGNGVNEASRIFASRNDEGAITAIVIFK, from the coding sequence ATGAAAAGCATCAAAAGATTAACGGCGCTCGTTACTCTCTTTGTGTTTATGCTTTCAACGTTTGCATTTACAGTAAACGCTGATTCCGCATTTACCGACGTAACAAGCGACACACAGTATGCCGATGCAATCCAGAAGCTTTATACTGACGGAATTGTTGACGGCTACGTTGCAGAGGACGGCACAAGAACATTCAAACCTCTTGACACCATCACGCGCGGTGAGTTTGCAAAGCTTTTGACAGTTGCAAAAATCAAAGACGCGGCGGCAAATCTTACGGCTGCGTCTTCGGGTTTTGCAGATGTAGACTCCGACCCGACCGTAAGCTGGACAATTCCTTACATAGACTACGCTGTTAAGGCATCTATTGTAAACGGTTATGAGGACGGCACATTCAGAGCAAAAAATACTGTTTCGTACGCAGAAGCGGTTAAAATGATTGTTTGCGCAATGGGTTATTCCACAGTTATCGAAAAAACAGATCCGTGGTATAACGGCTACATCAAGGTTGCACAGCAGATAGGCATTTTAAATCAGGCGGCAGGTTCGGCGGAAGACGCTGCGCCCAGAGGCTTGGTTGCACAGCTCATCTGCAATATGACCACTTCAAATAAAGAGATTACCGTTATTCCCGGCGGAAACACAGGCACCGGCGGCGGATTTGTCATCAAAAACAATGATGATGACGACGATGAAGAGTCGGTAATGGGTATGGTTACCGCAGTTTTCAACCAGGGTGTTGAAGGCGAAACCGGCGGTTCTATGGACGAAATCAAAATTTATGACGAGGGTGCAGGCACCGAGGCAACATATAAAATCGGCGATTTGAAAATCGACAATTTGTATCAGTATCTCGGACAGTATCTCGACGTAACATACACTGTTAAAAATTCCAAAAAAACAATAAAGCGCATTTCAACGGACGGTCTTAACAAAACCGTTGAAGTAAATGCGGACGACATCGATACAATCGACGGAAGCTATCTTGAATATTACAAAGAAGGAAGCTCCAAAACGTCGAAAGTAACATTTGCAAGCAATATGAAAATCATATACAACGGTGTCGGCGTAAGCGGTGTTAACGAAACAAAAATCAAATCGCTTTTCGATATTGACAACGGTACAATCAAATTTGTTGACGGCGACGACAACGGCAGATATGACTGCGCTTATGTTTCAACATACGAAACATTCTTTGTTGGAACAAGCGAATCGACATCTAAAACAATTACCGATAAATACGTTAAAAACGGCAACGTTTTAAAGAGCATTAAGCTTGATATGGATGCTGAAAACATTGAATACAAAACTTCAACGGGTTCGGCTGCACAGTTCGGTTCAATCAGACAGAACAGTGTTGTTTCCATTGCAATGCCCAAAGATACGGACGCTACATATGCGAAAACAACGGTAATTATTTCTACCGCAACGGCACAGGGTACCGTTAACAGTATTGATTCTGCCAACGATACCTATGAAATCGGAAGCAAAGAAGTTAAAGCGTCGCAGTATTATCTTGCACTTGTTGAGCAGGAGCCTTCACAGGAGATGAGCCGAGGTGACGTTGTAACCTGCTACCTCGACCACGAGGGCAGAATTGTTGCAATTTCTTCGACAGATACTGCAAAATACGGTTACATTGTTGATGTAATCAAACCCGAGGGTGCAAACAAAGATGATGTAAAAATCAGAATGGTAACATCTGCTTCGGCTACTCCGACGGACTACTCGTTAAAGAGCAAAGTTAAAATCAACGGTTTTGAATACAGCCCCAAAGAGATTGACACTCCTTTGTTTAAATCCGCGAGCGTTATTAACGCTAACCTGACTGATGAAAACAAACAGAGTGCGACATATTCGCAGCCGATTATTTTCAAAACCACATCGGGTGCAAGCACAACCATTGCAAGTATTACTACCGTTTCGGCGGGTATTGACGGTGAAACCGACAGCCTTGAGTATAATCTCGGTATTCCTTCAAGTCCCGATACAATGCTTAAATACAAAACAGGCGGATACTTCCAGGAGGGAACTGCACGTAAATTCAATACAAAATACACAACCTCGACAGCTACAAACACGGTATCGACAAAAGTATTCTTTGTTCCTACCGACAGAAGCGAAGAGGACGATTACGAAGTTTACACAAAAGCACCGAGCAAATTTACCGATAACAAAACATTCTACGTTAACGCGTTCAATGTTGACGCTACAACCAAAAATGCAGAAATTGTAGTTGTATACGGCGGTGCGGGTCTTGAAATCACCGGTTCTATGAAAGCGTATATGATTAAGGAAATCAAGGACGTTATTAACACCAAAGGTGATAAAGCCAAAAAGATTTACTATTACGACTTGCTTGCAAACAATACCGGCGACAACAAGAAAGTAAACGAAGTTGAAACAGACGGAAAGATTGATGTTTCGAATCTTAAGAGCGGCGACATTGTTAAATTTGCTTTGAAAGACGGTTTGGTTGGTCTTATAAATAAAGTTTGCGATGCTGATAATCTTTATGATTTGAACGGAAACGTTGCTGATTTCCACATCAATCACGCAACCGGAACAAACGGCGACCACTACAACGCATATTTCGGTGTTGTATATTCTTACGAGGACGGTCAGCTCCAGATTGTTACAAACGCTTCTGTCAAAGACATCAGCGACACTGATGGCAACTATCAGGAAAAAATTGATGCTCTTGAACCGACAATTCTTAATGTTTCGAGCTCTGTAAAAGTTACGGTTATTGATTCCTCGGCTAAAAACACGGACGATATGATCGTGTTCTACGAGAATGCGGAGTCTGTAATGCAGTCAATTACAGGCAACGGCGTAAATGAAGCTTCCAGAATTTTTGCATCGCGCAACGACGAAGGTGCTATCACAGCTATCGTAATTTTTAAATAA
- the malQ gene encoding 4-alpha-glucanotransferase, with protein sequence MRKSGVLMHISTLYGDYSCGSFGKEAKEFIDFLSDTGFSVWQVLPFGTTDECNSPYKSYSAFGGNPYFVDLNSLYEKGYITYDELNRQKQNTPYSCEYKRLFDERVTLLCDCAQKVPDAEREKIEKFIEENNYLADFCKFMALKSANSDAEWQKWQNFDIDEKILFGWKFIQYEFFNQWQEIKKYANEKNISIIGDIPIYVSQDSCDVWSNRDEFLLDEKGYPTSVAGVPPDYFSKDGQLWGNPLYDWDKMKKNDCKWWVDRISHMLKMFDGIRIDHFRGLESFWSVPADAKTAASGKWVKGPGLDFIEKIKKTADGKMIIAEDLGEISEDVKRLVEDSGFPGMRVLQFGFLSYDDNVHLPHNYIKNCVAYTGTHDNNTLLGYLWELDADKKKYLLKYCGYENENWENGFDSIVRTLFASSADTVILPIQDLLKYGSDTRLNTPGTSENNWLYRITKDQLSGIDKNYYRDLIKLYKR encoded by the coding sequence TTGAGAAAAAGCGGAGTACTTATGCACATTTCCACACTTTACGGCGATTATTCGTGCGGAAGTTTCGGAAAAGAGGCAAAAGAATTTATTGATTTTTTATCCGACACGGGATTTTCCGTGTGGCAGGTCTTGCCGTTCGGCACAACGGACGAGTGCAATTCGCCGTATAAATCGTATTCGGCATTCGGCGGAAATCCGTATTTTGTTGACCTTAATTCACTGTATGAAAAAGGTTACATTACATATGACGAGTTAAACCGTCAAAAACAGAATACGCCGTATTCGTGCGAATATAAACGCTTGTTTGACGAACGTGTGACGCTTTTGTGCGATTGTGCGCAAAAAGTTCCGGACGCGGAAAGAGAAAAAATCGAAAAGTTTATTGAAGAAAACAACTATCTTGCGGACTTTTGCAAATTTATGGCGCTGAAAAGCGCAAACAGCGACGCGGAGTGGCAGAAGTGGCAAAACTTTGACATTGACGAAAAAATTTTATTCGGCTGGAAATTTATACAGTATGAATTTTTTAATCAGTGGCAGGAAATCAAAAAATATGCGAACGAAAAAAATATCAGCATAATAGGGGACATTCCGATTTATGTGTCGCAGGACAGTTGTGATGTATGGAGCAACAGGGACGAATTTTTGCTTGATGAAAAAGGCTATCCGACGTCTGTTGCGGGTGTTCCGCCCGATTATTTTTCAAAAGACGGTCAGCTTTGGGGAAATCCTTTGTACGACTGGGATAAAATGAAGAAAAACGACTGCAAATGGTGGGTTGACAGAATAAGCCATATGCTCAAAATGTTTGACGGCATACGCATTGACCATTTCAGAGGACTTGAGTCGTTCTGGTCGGTACCGGCGGACGCAAAAACCGCTGCGTCGGGCAAATGGGTGAAAGGTCCGGGACTTGATTTTATTGAAAAAATCAAAAAAACCGCGGACGGAAAAATGATAATTGCCGAGGACTTGGGCGAAATTTCAGAGGATGTGAAAAGGCTTGTCGAGGACAGCGGTTTCCCGGGTATGAGAGTTTTACAGTTCGGATTTTTGTCATACGACGACAATGTTCATCTGCCGCATAATTACATAAAAAACTGCGTCGCATACACAGGAACGCACGACAACAACACGCTTCTCGGCTATCTTTGGGAGCTTGACGCGGACAAAAAGAAATATCTATTGAAATACTGCGGATATGAAAACGAAAATTGGGAAAACGGTTTTGACAGCATTGTGCGCACGCTCTTTGCAAGCAGTGCCGACACGGTTATTCTGCCGATTCAGGATTTGTTAAAATATGGTTCGGACACGCGACTTAACACTCCCGGAACAAGCGAGAACAACTGGCTTTACCGCATTACAAAAGACCAGCTTTCGGGAATTGACAAAAACTATTACCGTGACCTTATAAAGCTTTACAAGCGGTAA
- the pgeF gene encoding peptidoglycan editing factor PgeF codes for MESKNSIINENNGVGYITYPNLAKLDFVRHASSVRKGGISKIPYLASMNLGFHTDDDTETVRENFRIFAKAVGIDVNDMVSSSQFHNANIRVATASDRGKGILKSADYEDVDALVTNEKNVALTVFGADCVPLLFADSKNKAVGAAHCGWRGTFKELAPLTVKKMKEIYNSNPKNIFVAIAPCIHCCCYEVDENLFTDFENKFPGIAQTDALRRENGKFYLDLPKINKQLLIKEGVPEENILISDLCSGCDPANLFSHRKSGGKRGIMASVIEIIK; via the coding sequence GTGGAAAGTAAAAACAGCATTATAAACGAAAATAACGGTGTTGGATATATAACCTATCCCAACCTTGCAAAACTTGATTTTGTGCGTCACGCAAGCTCGGTGCGCAAAGGCGGAATTTCAAAAATTCCGTATCTTGCGTCAATGAATTTGGGTTTTCATACAGACGACGATACCGAAACGGTGAGGGAAAATTTCAGAATTTTTGCAAAAGCAGTCGGCATTGACGTTAACGATATGGTATCGTCAAGCCAGTTTCACAATGCGAATATTCGCGTTGCAACAGCCTCCGACCGCGGAAAAGGAATTTTGAAAAGCGCGGATTATGAGGACGTTGACGCGCTTGTGACAAACGAAAAGAACGTTGCGCTCACGGTTTTCGGTGCAGATTGTGTTCCGCTCCTTTTTGCCGACAGTAAAAACAAAGCAGTCGGCGCGGCGCACTGCGGTTGGAGGGGAACGTTTAAAGAGCTTGCACCGCTCACGGTTAAGAAAATGAAAGAAATTTATAACAGCAACCCGAAAAATATTTTTGTTGCGATTGCACCGTGCATACACTGCTGCTGCTATGAAGTTGACGAAAATCTTTTTACCGATTTTGAAAATAAATTTCCCGGCATTGCACAAACCGACGCGTTAAGACGCGAAAACGGAAAGTTTTATCTGGACTTGCCGAAAATAAATAAACAGCTTTTGATTAAAGAGGGCGTTCCCGAGGAAAACATACTTATATCCGACCTTTGTTCGGGCTGTGACCCTGCTAATCTTTTTTCGCACCGAAAAAGCGGAGGAAAACGCGGAATTATGGCAAGCGTCATTGAAATAATAAAATAA
- a CDS encoding alpha/beta-type small acid-soluble spore protein, translated as MAKSMVPEAKQAMERFKMEAAAEVGVNLKQGYNGDLTSRQAGSVGGQMVKKMIEQYEKSMS; from the coding sequence ATGGCAAAAAGTATGGTTCCCGAAGCAAAACAGGCAATGGAAAGATTTAAAATGGAAGCTGCTGCAGAAGTCGGCGTTAACTTAAAGCAGGGTTATAACGGCGACCTCACTTCCAGACAGGCAGGTTCTGTCGGCGGTCAGATGGTTAAAAAAATGATTGAGCAGTACGAAAAGAGTATGTCTTAA
- a CDS encoding AraC family ligand binding domain-containing protein, producing MYAGNLIPLVQYKIKSDNLSLHFHEEYEILFVTGGMIEITVNNKAIIAQKGDVIFLNTYESYYTKVLKTPYKRYVLILSPDVLEKKITGLNILGIFKKRTADFKFCLHFNDRGIIKSFIEMIVCGAESEKISYAVKAQCRVTQAYRIENVQFKNIAFSNCPENVQKSLISSAADDDENAEIVNISFGNVTYDSGR from the coding sequence ATGTATGCCGGAAATCTTATACCGCTTGTGCAATACAAGATTAAAAGCGATAATCTGTCGCTTCATTTTCACGAGGAATACGAAATACTGTTTGTTACCGGCGGAATGATTGAAATTACCGTAAACAACAAGGCAATTATTGCGCAAAAGGGCGATGTTATTTTCTTAAATACATACGAGTCGTACTACACCAAAGTGCTGAAAACGCCGTACAAACGGTATGTTCTGATACTTTCGCCCGACGTTTTGGAAAAGAAAATCACCGGCCTTAATATTCTCGGTATTTTTAAAAAACGTACTGCGGATTTTAAATTTTGTCTGCATTTTAACGACCGGGGAATTATAAAAAGTTTTATCGAAATGATAGTATGCGGGGCAGAGTCCGAAAAAATATCTTATGCAGTTAAGGCTCAATGCCGCGTCACACAAGCTTACAGAATTGAAAATGTGCAGTTTAAAAATATCGCGTTTTCAAATTGCCCCGAAAACGTGCAGAAATCGCTTATATCAAGTGCAGCAGATGATGACGAGAATGCGGAAATAGTTAATATTTCGTTTGGAAATGTGACGTATGATAGCGGAAGATAA
- a CDS encoding alpha/beta hydrolase family protein: MDKFQKCDLNFKITREEDTEDRHEIYFTYQSEPGYEPVACLVIPKNITKPLPLAVCLQGHSTGMHISLGKIKYDGDEKLLYGGDRDFAVRAVKEGYTALCIEQRGFGECGGDEHGPQCHISTMANLLIGRTTIGERVWDVMRALDTAEQHFSDYADINKVICMGNSGVLSVTGIQCSSNRFLLSFVIFHHSLTVPFPSLSFDAPVQSRAVAPEFIR; this comes from the coding sequence ATGGACAAATTTCAAAAATGCGATTTGAATTTTAAAATCACGCGCGAGGAAGATACCGAAGACAGGCACGAAATTTATTTTACATATCAGAGCGAACCCGGATACGAACCTGTTGCCTGCCTTGTTATTCCGAAAAATATAACAAAACCGCTTCCGCTTGCGGTTTGTCTGCAAGGACATTCAACCGGCATGCACATATCGCTCGGCAAAATTAAATATGACGGCGACGAAAAGCTTTTGTACGGCGGTGACCGCGATTTTGCCGTGAGAGCGGTAAAAGAGGGATATACGGCGCTTTGCATTGAACAGCGCGGATTCGGCGAATGCGGAGGAGATGAACACGGACCGCAGTGTCATATTTCGACAATGGCAAATCTTTTAATAGGCAGAACCACAATCGGCGAAAGAGTTTGGGACGTTATGCGCGCGCTTGATACTGCCGAACAACACTTTTCCGATTATGCAGACATAAACAAAGTTATTTGTATGGGAAATTCGGGCGTCTTATCCGTGACGGGCATACAGTGCTCATCAAACAGATTTTTACTGTCCTTCGTCATATTCCACCACTCTTTAACGGTGCCGTTTCCGTCTTTATCCTTTGACGCACCCGTGCAGTCAAGGGCGGTTGCACCCGAATTTATAAGGTGA
- a CDS encoding flavodoxin family protein, whose protein sequence is MNITLIKATNRKNSSTYNGAKYLISRLDNVGEVFEFTLPDDMPHICGGCYACLNGKEEKCGGFEYLKPINDAIAKSSLIIFCAPVWCFHAPGQIKSFLDHYGYRWLVHRPNFDMANKQAVIITTAGGGGMKSAVKDIKDSMDYWGVARTHTVTQSVWGTFWNDMPEKFKKTFLKKLDKTASKVMKHAKNLKPSFKVKRLYAMFKFLHLSGKMWKIDNEYWKENCKIVRDILF, encoded by the coding sequence ATGAACATAACCTTAATAAAAGCGACAAACCGAAAAAACAGCAGTACATACAACGGCGCAAAATACCTTATTTCACGGCTTGATAACGTCGGAGAGGTTTTTGAATTTACACTTCCCGACGATATGCCTCATATCTGCGGGGGGTGCTATGCGTGTCTTAACGGCAAAGAGGAAAAATGCGGAGGTTTTGAATATTTAAAGCCGATAAACGATGCGATTGCAAAATCAAGTCTTATAATATTCTGCGCGCCCGTATGGTGCTTTCACGCGCCGGGGCAGATAAAATCGTTTTTAGACCACTACGGTTACAGATGGCTTGTTCACCGTCCGAATTTCGATATGGCAAACAAGCAGGCGGTCATCATCACAACGGCAGGCGGAGGCGGTATGAAGTCCGCGGTAAAAGACATCAAAGACAGTATGGACTACTGGGGCGTTGCGCGGACGCACACTGTTACGCAGTCGGTTTGGGGAACATTCTGGAACGATATGCCCGAAAAATTTAAGAAAACATTCTTGAAAAAGCTTGATAAAACAGCGTCGAAAGTAATGAAACACGCAAAAAATTTAAAGCCGTCATTTAAGGTTAAACGGCTTTATGCGATGTTTAAATTTCTGCATCTTAGCGGCAAAATGTGGAAAATAGACAACGAGTATTGGAAAGAAAACTGTAAAATTGTGCGCGATATTCTCTTTTGA
- the add gene encoding adenosine deaminase, with the protein MRYIDLHAHLDGSITVPIAKKLAKMQSIPLPDDEQLKNLIVAPENCKSLNDFLKCFSFPLSLLQTEKSVSEAVNLVLCEMQNEGVVYAEIMFAPQLHTQNGISQENIVLSAIEGLKKAPICANLLLCLMRGNGNESENRETLRLAEKHLVRNGGVTGINLAGAEALYPTQNYTDILNEAKKRGIPMSVHAGEADGAQSVKTAIDTGAARIGHGVRAYEDEEVLCLIKEKGITLEMCPTSNKITKAVADMKNYPFMKYLDMGIKVTINTDDKAIENTTTAREFEYMEKNFSLSRKQKTKVLENAVNSAFTTDEVKEKLKKLIVSE; encoded by the coding sequence ATGAGATATATAGATTTGCACGCGCATCTTGACGGGTCAATTACCGTGCCGATTGCAAAAAAACTTGCAAAAATGCAGTCGATACCTCTGCCCGATGACGAACAACTTAAAAATCTTATAGTTGCGCCCGAAAACTGCAAAAGTTTAAACGATTTTCTAAAATGTTTCAGCTTTCCGCTGTCGCTTTTGCAAACCGAAAAATCGGTGTCCGAGGCGGTTAACCTTGTGCTTTGCGAAATGCAGAACGAGGGCGTTGTTTATGCCGAAATTATGTTTGCTCCGCAGCTGCACACGCAAAACGGAATTTCACAGGAGAATATCGTTTTATCGGCAATAGAGGGACTGAAAAAAGCACCGATATGCGCGAATCTTTTGCTTTGCCTTATGCGCGGAAACGGAAACGAGAGCGAAAACCGCGAAACGCTCCGTCTTGCAGAAAAGCATCTTGTGCGAAACGGCGGAGTCACAGGCATAAACCTTGCAGGCGCGGAGGCACTCTACCCCACCCAAAATTATACCGATATTCTCAACGAGGCGAAAAAACGCGGTATTCCGATGTCGGTTCACGCAGGCGAAGCGGACGGCGCGCAAAGCGTGAAAACCGCAATAGATACCGGCGCGGCGCGGATAGGTCACGGTGTGAGAGCGTACGAGGACGAAGAGGTGCTCTGCCTCATAAAAGAAAAAGGCATCACGCTTGAAATGTGCCCTACGAGCAACAAAATAACAAAAGCAGTTGCCGATATGAAAAATTATCCTTTTATGAAATACCTTGATATGGGTATAAAAGTCACCATAAACACAGACGACAAGGCTATAGAAAACACCACGACTGCACGTGAATTTGAATATATGGAAAAGAATTTTTCACTTTCACGGAAACAAAAAACCAAGGTGCTTGAAAATGCGGTAAATTCCGCTTTTACAACAGATGAAGTCAAAGAAAAATTAAAAAAACTTATTGTGAGCGAATAA
- the larE gene encoding ATP-dependent sacrificial sulfur transferase LarE — protein MRSKYEKLTDELKSLGSVAVAFSGGVDSTFLLKAAKDALGNGAAAVTVRSRLIPANELCEAEDFCKRENIKQIICDVEPLDIKGFSENPINRCYICKKEIFGIIKKTAEENGAKAVVEGSNLDDNGDYRPGMKAIRELGVLSPLQTAGFTKREIREMSEKLGLPTWNKPSFACLASRFAYGEEITAEKLKQVENAERILRVSGFKQFRVRIHSDIARIEILPDEFEKLLAIRENLYKDMKALGFSYVTMDLQGYRTGSMNEKIVINK, from the coding sequence ATGCGCAGTAAGTATGAAAAACTGACAGATGAATTAAAATCTTTGGGCAGTGTTGCTGTGGCTTTTTCGGGCGGTGTGGACTCAACCTTTTTGCTAAAGGCGGCAAAGGACGCGCTCGGAAACGGCGCTGCGGCGGTTACGGTGCGCTCTCGGTTAATTCCAGCTAATGAGCTTTGCGAGGCGGAGGATTTTTGCAAACGCGAGAATATAAAACAAATTATCTGCGACGTCGAACCGCTTGATATAAAAGGATTTTCAGAAAATCCGATAAACAGGTGCTATATTTGCAAAAAAGAGATATTCGGCATTATAAAGAAAACCGCCGAGGAGAACGGCGCAAAAGCAGTTGTTGAGGGGTCAAATCTTGACGACAACGGCGATTACCGTCCCGGTATGAAGGCAATCCGCGAATTGGGAGTGTTAAGCCCATTGCAAACGGCAGGCTTTACAAAACGTGAAATTCGCGAAATGTCCGAAAAGCTCGGTCTGCCTACTTGGAATAAACCATCTTTTGCCTGTCTTGCGTCACGATTTGCATACGGTGAGGAAATCACCGCTGAAAAGCTGAAACAGGTTGAAAATGCGGAGCGGATATTGCGCGTCTCGGGTTTTAAGCAGTTCAGGGTTCGTATTCACAGTGATATTGCGCGCATAGAGATACTGCCTGATGAGTTTGAAAAATTGCTTGCAATACGGGAAAATTTGTATAAAGATATGAAAGCGCTCGGATTTTCATATGTGACGATGGATTTGCAGGGATACCGTACGGGAAGTATGAACGAAAAAATTGTAATCAATAAATAA
- the larC gene encoding nickel pincer cofactor biosynthesis protein LarC, whose amino-acid sequence MKTLYIDCNMGAAGDMLMSALLELHSDAEGFLSRLNALGIPNVTVTKTQSVKCGITGTHTDVSVDGLHEDVHMHGHHHHHHTGMHEIEHIIEHFDIPEKVRADIKAVYHLIAEAESRAHGCEIDQIHFHEVGQMDAVTDITGVCMLIHELGVDKIIASPVRVGSGQVKCAHGILPVPAPATVYILKDIPIYSGSIRDEMCTPTGAALLAHFADEFGDMPVMRVSKIGYGMGTKDFDTANCIRVMIGETENEDNRVLELKCNIDDMTAEEIGYASEQLVKSGAIDVFTVPIGMKKNRPGTLLSCICKISDKDAVISAVFRYTSTIGIRQNICERYVLDRTESVVNTKYGDVRVKCSEGYGVKRTKTEYDDVAKISEKLGVSVSEARRLIGEETKKNAQ is encoded by the coding sequence ATGAAAACATTATACATCGACTGCAATATGGGCGCGGCAGGGGATATGCTGATGTCCGCATTGCTGGAGCTTCATTCTGATGCGGAGGGATTTTTGAGCAGATTAAACGCGCTCGGTATCCCTAATGTTACGGTAACGAAAACTCAAAGCGTAAAATGCGGTATAACGGGAACGCATACCGACGTCAGTGTTGACGGTTTGCACGAGGACGTGCATATGCACGGACATCACCATCATCACCATACGGGTATGCACGAAATTGAACATATCATCGAACATTTTGACATTCCCGAAAAGGTGCGTGCGGATATAAAAGCAGTATACCACCTTATTGCAGAGGCTGAAAGCCGTGCACACGGCTGTGAGATTGATCAAATACATTTTCACGAGGTAGGGCAGATGGACGCCGTGACGGATATTACAGGCGTTTGTATGCTTATACACGAGCTGGGGGTTGATAAAATTATCGCGTCGCCCGTCCGCGTAGGAAGCGGTCAGGTGAAGTGCGCGCACGGAATATTGCCCGTTCCTGCGCCTGCGACGGTATATATACTAAAGGATATTCCGATTTACAGCGGAAGTATTAGGGACGAAATGTGCACACCTACAGGCGCCGCGCTTTTGGCTCATTTTGCCGACGAATTCGGCGATATGCCTGTTATGCGTGTTTCAAAAATCGGTTACGGAATGGGTACGAAAGACTTTGATACGGCAAATTGTATCCGCGTTATGATTGGCGAAACAGAAAATGAAGATAACAGAGTTTTGGAGTTAAAATGCAATATTGACGATATGACGGCGGAGGAAATCGGCTATGCATCGGAGCAGCTTGTGAAATCGGGCGCGATTGATGTTTTTACCGTGCCGATAGGTATGAAAAAGAACCGCCCCGGAACACTGCTTTCGTGCATTTGCAAAATTTCGGACAAGGATGCGGTAATAAGCGCTGTTTTCCGATATACCTCAACCATCGGCATAAGGCAGAATATATGTGAGCGGTATGTGCTTGACAGAACGGAAAGCGTTGTTAATACAAAATACGGTGACGTGCGCGTTAAATGCTCGGAGGGGTACGGCGTGAAACGCACAAAAACCGAATATGACGATGTTGCAAAAATTTCGGAAAAGCTCGGCGTTTCCGTGAGCGAAGCACGCCGGCTGATCGGAGAGGAAACGAAGAAAAATGCGCAGTAA